The Syngnathus typhle isolate RoL2023-S1 ecotype Sweden linkage group LG1, RoL_Styp_1.0, whole genome shotgun sequence genome includes a window with the following:
- the mcf2a gene encoding proto-oncogene DBL isoform X1, which translates to MGPASMQGESMTESEEEMESYGCLLQARSQLESTLQQVTVPVSMKEVGGYIEKQVAYLSGGRGEDSSVIITLPESSAFRDIPEEALAKVFTYLTLIPRTRQPGVKFIIILDRRLDTWASIKTALARIAASFPGNLHLVLVLRPTSFFHRTVTDIGFRFTQEDFMLKMPVVMLSSVTDLLKYINENQLTSEFGGTLDYCHSDWIVLRTAIESFAVTVKDVAHMLQAFGTELAETAMPSEGDAIQSLLESHTEKYRKLKEAIRSLSKEGQHLLSSLETTTTRDNNDPHWDVQLDWETVQRLLTQLRDMELAFDGYFEKHRLKLHQYLQLLTYEQSFQEMESCLSGVTSQQSQLSTTVDTLAQAEQTLKQLETLETLAQEAVSRSQIVILRGHQLSAGHHYATALIMQRCNELRHHCDSLNAALGNKRCHLLQAQQLLLSLDQAQSWCDDGAYMLANQLVEKFHSKEGAQTALKAIESFLEGSPSIISSAPEVLALEYEAVITPQLQEKISKTFEKHAAVQLMIQNRRVDLRKLADKHVRPVQLVAPRAENPPRSKSPIFSPKHADGLKFTFDLPLPGKRASRKGPNARKIEVIHDYQESRSCVSYGVEGEDSPDVLKRHVMRELIETERIYVEELLSVLLGYEVEMDNPLLADLLPPVLHAKRGVLFGNMPDIYNFHSSMFLQDLEGCLDTPEGVGLCFLARKENFQMYECYCQNKPRSDALWRQFSDCAFFQVICAHVNLHARIIQSSFVCLIYNFFIQECQKKLGHKLGLDSYLLKPVQRLTKYQLLLKELLKHSTDCKGSSELQGALTAMLDLLKSVNDSMHQISITGYEGDICELGRVLMQGSFSVWISHKKGSTRMKELARFKPMQRHLFLYESVLLFCKKREEHGEGCDKTPSYGFKHCIKMTAVGITENVKGDPRKFEIWYSGREEVYVVQAPSVAVKMSWLSELRRILTNQQKLLRDEIHQNGQPVEHMHLSPPPCERKQERASLSSEDTESGKSSPDAQRRAPKYQLNRRSWPGAHQNSVTICEGLDDTSGGRHAFHQPDTQMVKLSRGRYRALADCLQNGPDSVVIKCGDVIQLMCEDNKGRWLVKNLSRHQDGFIASASLQMTVRESSRAGSSRLRGKRSFHLRRETGNVRTRKLSSP; encoded by the exons ATGGGCCCGGCCTCCATGCAAGGAGAGTCCATGACAGAGTCCGAGGAAGAGATGGAGAGCTACGGCTGCCTCCTCCAGGCCCGATCCCAGCTGGAGAGCACACTGCAGC AGGTGACGGTTCCAGTGAGCATGAAGGAGGTCGGCGGCTACATCGAGAAACAGGTCGCATACCTGTCAG GTGGCCGCGGAGAAGACTCCAGTGTCATCATCACGCTCCCGGAAAGCTCCGCCTTCAGGGACATACCGGAAGAGGCCTTGGCTAAAGTCTTCACGTACCTCACGCTCATCCCTCG AACGAGGCAACCAGGAGTAAAGTTCATCATCATTTTAGACCGAAGATTGGACACATGGGCTTCGATCAAGACTGCATTGGCCAGAATAGCA GCCTCCTTTCCGGGGAACCTCCATCTGGTCCTGGTGCTCCGACCCACCAGTTTCTTCCACCGCACCGTCACTGACATCGGCTTTCGCTTCACCCAGGAGGACTTCATGCTGAAGATGCCT GTGGTGATGCTGAGCTCCGTCACAGATCTGCTGAAGTACATCAATGAAAACCAACTGACGTCAGAGTTCGGAGGCACCCTGGACTACTGTCACAGCGACTGGATTGTTTTAAGAACG GCCATTGAAAGTTTTGCCGTCACAGTGAAAGACGTTGCGCACATGCTGCAGGCCTTTGGCACTGAACTGGCCGAGACCGCCATGCCCAGTGAGGGTGATGCCATTCAGAGTCTCCTGGAGTCTCACACTGAAAAATACAGAAAGCTTAAG GAGGCCATTCGATCTTTATCAAAAGAGGGTCAACATCTTTTGTCAAGCCTggagaccaccaccaccagagaCAACAATGACCCTCACTGGGATGTCCAGCTGGACTGGGAGACGGTTCAACG gCTCCTGACTCAACTCCGAGACATGGAATTGGCCTTTGATGGCTACTTTGAGAAGCACCGTCTGAAACTGCATCAGTACCTGCAGCTGCTCACGTATGAGCAAAGCTTTCAAGAG ATGGAGTCGTGCCTGTCTGGCGTGACGTCTCAGCAGAGCCAGCTCTCCACGACGGTAGACACGCTGGCTCAAGCCGAGCAGACTCTTAAACAGCTGGAGACTTTGGAAACACTTGCTCAG GAAGCCGTGTCTCGCTCCCAGATCGTCATCCTTCGTGGCCACCAGCTGTCGGCGGGACACCACTACGCCACGGCTCTAATCATGCAACGCTGCAACGAGCTGCGGCATCACTGTGATAGCCTCAATGCTGCTTTGGGGAACAAACGCTGTCATCTCCTGCAAGCGCAGCAGCTCCTACTGTCTCTGGACCAG GCCCAGTCCTGGTGTGACGATGGAGCCTATATGCTGGCCAATCAACTTGTGGAGAAGTTCCACTCCAAGGAGGGAGCACAGACTGCTTTGAAGGCTATCGAGAGTTTCCTGGAGGGTTCGCCCTCCATAATTTCATCTGCACCTGAAGTTCTAGCTTTGGAGTATGAGGCTGTCATCACTCCTCAGCTGCAG GAGAAGATAAGTAAAACGTTTGAGAAGCACGCAGCGGTGCAACTGATGATCCAGAACCGACGGGTCGATCTGAGGAAGCTGGCCGACAAACACGTCCGACCGGTCCAGCTGGTGGCCCCCCGTGCTGAGAACCCCCCTCGCTCAAAATCGCCAATTTTCTCCCCCAAGCACG ctgacGGTTTAAAATTCACATTTGATCTCCCACTTCCTGGAAAGAGGGCATCCCGAAAAGGCCCCAATGCTCGCAAA ATCGAGGTCATTCATGACTACCAGGAGAGCCGCAGTTGTGTGTCGTACGGCGTGGAGGGAGAGGACAGCCCGGATGTCCTCAAGCG TCACGTGATGAGAGAGCTCATTGAGACGGAGAGGATCTATGTGGAGGAGCTGCTGTCGGTCCTTCTC GGCTATGAGGTAGAGATGGACAACCCGCTTCTGGCTGACCTCCTGCCGCCCGTCCTGCACGCCAAAAGAGGAGTCCTCTTTGGAAACATGCCCGACATCTACAACTTTCACAGCAG CATGTTTCTCCAGGACCTTGAGGGATGCCTGGACACTCCCGAAGGTGTCGGACTTTGCTTTCTTGCCAGG AAGGAGAACTTCCAAATGTACGAATGCTACTGTCAGAACAAACCACGTTCTGACGCTCTGTGGCGGCAGTTCTCGGATTGTGCCTTCTTTCAGGTCATTTGTGCACATGTTAATCTGCATGCACGTATAATACAGTCATCCTTTGTCTGTTTAATTTACAATTTCTTCATTCAGGAGTGTCAGAAGAAGCTGGGCCACAAACTGGGCTTGGACTCTTACCTGCTAAAACCAGTTCAACGCCTCACCAAGTATCAACTGCTGCTCAAG GAGCTCCTGAAACATAGCACTGACTGCAAGGGATCATCTGAACTGCAGGGAGCGCTAACAGCCATGCTGGACCTGCTCAAATCCGTCAACGACTCCATGCATCAGATTTCTATCACAGGATATGAG GGGGACATTTGCGAGCTGGGCCGCGTGTTGATGCAGGGCTCTTTCAGTGTGTGGATCAGCCACAAGAAAGGGTCCACGCGCATGAAGGAGCTGGCCCGCTTCAAGCCCATGCAGCGCCATCTGTTCCTCTACGAGAGCGTGCTGCTCTTTTGCAAGAAGAGGGAGGAGCATGGGGAAGGTTGCGACAAAACGCCCTCGTACGGCTTCAAGCACTGCATCAAG ATGACTGCTGTGGGGATCACAGAGAACGTCAAAGGAGATCCTAGGAAGTTTGAGATCTGGTACAGTGGCAGGGAGGAGGTGTACGTGGTTCAG GCCCCCAGCGTGGCAGTGAAGATGTCCTGGCTCAGCGAGCTGCGTCGCATCTTAACCAACCAGCAGAAGTTACTGCGAG ATGAGATTCATCAAAATGGACAACCAGTAGAGCACATGCATCTTTCTCCACCACCATGTGAGAG GAAGCAAGAGAGAGCGTCGCTCAGTTCGGAGGACACCGAGTCGGGGAAGAGCAGCCCGGACGCCCAGCGGCGCGCCCCCAAATACCAGCTCAACCGCAGGA GTTGGCCGGGAGCTCATCAAAACTCGGTAACCATCTGTGAGGGTCTGGATGACACGAGTGGCGGCCGGCATGCTTTCCACCAGCCTGACACGCAAATGGTGAAACTG TCTCGAGGGAGATATCGGGCCTTGGCGGACTGCCTACAAAACGGACCGGACAGCGTCGTCATCAAATGCGGCGATGTCATCCAGCTGATGTGTGAAGACAACAAAGGCCGCTG GCTGGTGAAGAATTTGAGTCGCCACCAAGATGGCTTTATTGCTTCTGCTAGCCTGCAAATGACCGTAAGAGAGAGCAGTCGAGCAGGCTCTTCCAGACTCAGGGGTAAAAGGAGTTTCCATTTGCGTAGAG AAACAGGCAACGTCAGGACAAGAAAGCTCAGTTCTCCATAG
- the mcf2a gene encoding proto-oncogene DBL isoform X2: MGPASMQGESMTESEEEMESYGCLLQARSQLESTLQQVTVPVSMKEVGGYIEKQVAYLSGGRGEDSSVIITLPESSAFRDIPEEALAKVFTYLTLIPRTRQPGVKFIIILDRRLDTWASIKTALARIAASFPGNLHLVLVLRPTSFFHRTVTDIGFRFTQEDFMLKMPVVMLSSVTDLLKYINENQLTSEFGGTLDYCHSDWIVLRTAIESFAVTVKDVAHMLQAFGTELAETAMPSEGDAIQSLLESHTEKYRKLKEAIRSLSKEGQHLLSSLETTTTRDNNDPHWDVQLDWETVQRLLTQLRDMELAFDGYFEKHRLKLHQYLQLLTYEQSFQEMESCLSGVTSQQSQLSTTVDTLAQAEQTLKQLETLETLAQEAVSRSQIVILRGHQLSAGHHYATALIMQRCNELRHHCDSLNAALGNKRCHLLQAQQLLLSLDQAQSWCDDGAYMLANQLVEKFHSKEGAQTALKAIESFLEGSPSIISSAPEVLALEYEAVITPQLQEKISKTFEKHAAVQLMIQNRRVDLRKLADKHVRPVQLVAPRAENPPRSKSPIFSPKHADGLKFTFDLPLPGKRASRKGPNARKIEVIHDYQESRSCVSYGVEGEDSPDVLKRHVMRELIETERIYVEELLSVLLGYEVEMDNPLLADLLPPVLHAKRGVLFGNMPDIYNFHSSMFLQDLEGCLDTPEGVGLCFLARKENFQMYECYCQNKPRSDALWRQFSDCAFFQVICAHVNLHARIIQSSFVCLIYNFFIQECQKKLGHKLGLDSYLLKPVQRLTKYQLLLKELLKHSTDCKGSSELQGALTAMLDLLKSVNDSMHQISITGYEGDICELGRVLMQGSFSVWISHKKGSTRMKELARFKPMQRHLFLYESVLLFCKKREEHGEGCDKTPSYGFKHCIKMTAVGITENVKGDPRKFEIWYSGREEVYVVQAPSVAVKMSWLSELRRILTNQQKLLRDEIHQNGQPVEHMHLSPPPCERKQERASLSSEDTESGKSSPDAQRRAPKYQLNRRSWPGAHQNSVTICEGLDDTSGGRHAFHQPDTQMVKLSRGRYRALADCLQNGPDSVVIKCGDVIQLMCEDNKGRWLVKNLSRHQDGFIASASLQMTVRESSRAGSSRLRETGNVRTRKLSSP, encoded by the exons ATGGGCCCGGCCTCCATGCAAGGAGAGTCCATGACAGAGTCCGAGGAAGAGATGGAGAGCTACGGCTGCCTCCTCCAGGCCCGATCCCAGCTGGAGAGCACACTGCAGC AGGTGACGGTTCCAGTGAGCATGAAGGAGGTCGGCGGCTACATCGAGAAACAGGTCGCATACCTGTCAG GTGGCCGCGGAGAAGACTCCAGTGTCATCATCACGCTCCCGGAAAGCTCCGCCTTCAGGGACATACCGGAAGAGGCCTTGGCTAAAGTCTTCACGTACCTCACGCTCATCCCTCG AACGAGGCAACCAGGAGTAAAGTTCATCATCATTTTAGACCGAAGATTGGACACATGGGCTTCGATCAAGACTGCATTGGCCAGAATAGCA GCCTCCTTTCCGGGGAACCTCCATCTGGTCCTGGTGCTCCGACCCACCAGTTTCTTCCACCGCACCGTCACTGACATCGGCTTTCGCTTCACCCAGGAGGACTTCATGCTGAAGATGCCT GTGGTGATGCTGAGCTCCGTCACAGATCTGCTGAAGTACATCAATGAAAACCAACTGACGTCAGAGTTCGGAGGCACCCTGGACTACTGTCACAGCGACTGGATTGTTTTAAGAACG GCCATTGAAAGTTTTGCCGTCACAGTGAAAGACGTTGCGCACATGCTGCAGGCCTTTGGCACTGAACTGGCCGAGACCGCCATGCCCAGTGAGGGTGATGCCATTCAGAGTCTCCTGGAGTCTCACACTGAAAAATACAGAAAGCTTAAG GAGGCCATTCGATCTTTATCAAAAGAGGGTCAACATCTTTTGTCAAGCCTggagaccaccaccaccagagaCAACAATGACCCTCACTGGGATGTCCAGCTGGACTGGGAGACGGTTCAACG gCTCCTGACTCAACTCCGAGACATGGAATTGGCCTTTGATGGCTACTTTGAGAAGCACCGTCTGAAACTGCATCAGTACCTGCAGCTGCTCACGTATGAGCAAAGCTTTCAAGAG ATGGAGTCGTGCCTGTCTGGCGTGACGTCTCAGCAGAGCCAGCTCTCCACGACGGTAGACACGCTGGCTCAAGCCGAGCAGACTCTTAAACAGCTGGAGACTTTGGAAACACTTGCTCAG GAAGCCGTGTCTCGCTCCCAGATCGTCATCCTTCGTGGCCACCAGCTGTCGGCGGGACACCACTACGCCACGGCTCTAATCATGCAACGCTGCAACGAGCTGCGGCATCACTGTGATAGCCTCAATGCTGCTTTGGGGAACAAACGCTGTCATCTCCTGCAAGCGCAGCAGCTCCTACTGTCTCTGGACCAG GCCCAGTCCTGGTGTGACGATGGAGCCTATATGCTGGCCAATCAACTTGTGGAGAAGTTCCACTCCAAGGAGGGAGCACAGACTGCTTTGAAGGCTATCGAGAGTTTCCTGGAGGGTTCGCCCTCCATAATTTCATCTGCACCTGAAGTTCTAGCTTTGGAGTATGAGGCTGTCATCACTCCTCAGCTGCAG GAGAAGATAAGTAAAACGTTTGAGAAGCACGCAGCGGTGCAACTGATGATCCAGAACCGACGGGTCGATCTGAGGAAGCTGGCCGACAAACACGTCCGACCGGTCCAGCTGGTGGCCCCCCGTGCTGAGAACCCCCCTCGCTCAAAATCGCCAATTTTCTCCCCCAAGCACG ctgacGGTTTAAAATTCACATTTGATCTCCCACTTCCTGGAAAGAGGGCATCCCGAAAAGGCCCCAATGCTCGCAAA ATCGAGGTCATTCATGACTACCAGGAGAGCCGCAGTTGTGTGTCGTACGGCGTGGAGGGAGAGGACAGCCCGGATGTCCTCAAGCG TCACGTGATGAGAGAGCTCATTGAGACGGAGAGGATCTATGTGGAGGAGCTGCTGTCGGTCCTTCTC GGCTATGAGGTAGAGATGGACAACCCGCTTCTGGCTGACCTCCTGCCGCCCGTCCTGCACGCCAAAAGAGGAGTCCTCTTTGGAAACATGCCCGACATCTACAACTTTCACAGCAG CATGTTTCTCCAGGACCTTGAGGGATGCCTGGACACTCCCGAAGGTGTCGGACTTTGCTTTCTTGCCAGG AAGGAGAACTTCCAAATGTACGAATGCTACTGTCAGAACAAACCACGTTCTGACGCTCTGTGGCGGCAGTTCTCGGATTGTGCCTTCTTTCAGGTCATTTGTGCACATGTTAATCTGCATGCACGTATAATACAGTCATCCTTTGTCTGTTTAATTTACAATTTCTTCATTCAGGAGTGTCAGAAGAAGCTGGGCCACAAACTGGGCTTGGACTCTTACCTGCTAAAACCAGTTCAACGCCTCACCAAGTATCAACTGCTGCTCAAG GAGCTCCTGAAACATAGCACTGACTGCAAGGGATCATCTGAACTGCAGGGAGCGCTAACAGCCATGCTGGACCTGCTCAAATCCGTCAACGACTCCATGCATCAGATTTCTATCACAGGATATGAG GGGGACATTTGCGAGCTGGGCCGCGTGTTGATGCAGGGCTCTTTCAGTGTGTGGATCAGCCACAAGAAAGGGTCCACGCGCATGAAGGAGCTGGCCCGCTTCAAGCCCATGCAGCGCCATCTGTTCCTCTACGAGAGCGTGCTGCTCTTTTGCAAGAAGAGGGAGGAGCATGGGGAAGGTTGCGACAAAACGCCCTCGTACGGCTTCAAGCACTGCATCAAG ATGACTGCTGTGGGGATCACAGAGAACGTCAAAGGAGATCCTAGGAAGTTTGAGATCTGGTACAGTGGCAGGGAGGAGGTGTACGTGGTTCAG GCCCCCAGCGTGGCAGTGAAGATGTCCTGGCTCAGCGAGCTGCGTCGCATCTTAACCAACCAGCAGAAGTTACTGCGAG ATGAGATTCATCAAAATGGACAACCAGTAGAGCACATGCATCTTTCTCCACCACCATGTGAGAG GAAGCAAGAGAGAGCGTCGCTCAGTTCGGAGGACACCGAGTCGGGGAAGAGCAGCCCGGACGCCCAGCGGCGCGCCCCCAAATACCAGCTCAACCGCAGGA GTTGGCCGGGAGCTCATCAAAACTCGGTAACCATCTGTGAGGGTCTGGATGACACGAGTGGCGGCCGGCATGCTTTCCACCAGCCTGACACGCAAATGGTGAAACTG TCTCGAGGGAGATATCGGGCCTTGGCGGACTGCCTACAAAACGGACCGGACAGCGTCGTCATCAAATGCGGCGATGTCATCCAGCTGATGTGTGAAGACAACAAAGGCCGCTG GCTGGTGAAGAATTTGAGTCGCCACCAAGATGGCTTTATTGCTTCTGCTAGCCTGCAAATGACCGTAAGAGAGAGCAGTCGAGCAGGCTCTTCCAGACTCAGGG AAACAGGCAACGTCAGGACAAGAAAGCTCAGTTCTCCATAG
- the mcf2a gene encoding proto-oncogene DBL isoform X3 — protein MGPASMQGESMTESEEEMESYGCLLQARSQLESTLQQVTVPVSMKEVGGYIEKQVAYLSGGRGEDSSVIITLPESSAFRDIPEEALAKVFTYLTLIPRTRQPGVKFIIILDRRLDTWASIKTALARIAASFPGNLHLVLVLRPTSFFHRTVTDIGFRFTQEDFMLKMPVVMLSSVTDLLKYINENQLTSEFGGTLDYCHSDWIVLRTAIESFAVTVKDVAHMLQAFGTELAETAMPSEGDAIQSLLESHTEKYRKLKEAIRSLSKEGQHLLSSLETTTTRDNNDPHWDVQLDWETVQRLLTQLRDMELAFDGYFEKHRLKLHQYLQLLTYEQSFQEMESCLSGVTSQQSQLSTTVDTLAQAEQTLKQLETLETLAQEAVSRSQIVILRGHQLSAGHHYATALIMQRCNELRHHCDSLNAALGNKRCHLLQAQQLLLSLDQAQSWCDDGAYMLANQLVEKFHSKEGAQTALKAIESFLEGSPSIISSAPEVLALEYEAVITPQLQEKISKTFEKHAAVQLMIQNRRVDLRKLADKHVRPVQLVAPRAENPPRSKSPIFSPKHADGLKFTFDLPLPGKRASRKGPNARKIEVIHDYQESRSCVSYGVEGEDSPDVLKRHVMRELIETERIYVEELLSVLLGYEVEMDNPLLADLLPPVLHAKRGVLFGNMPDIYNFHSSMFLQDLEGCLDTPEGVGLCFLARDLCQQKENFQMYECYCQNKPRSDALWRQFSDCAFFQECQKKLGHKLGLDSYLLKPVQRLTKYQLLLKELLKHSTDCKGSSELQGALTAMLDLLKSVNDSMHQISITGYEGDICELGRVLMQGSFSVWISHKKGSTRMKELARFKPMQRHLFLYESVLLFCKKREEHGEGCDKTPSYGFKHCIKMTAVGITENVKGDPRKFEIWYSGREEVYVVQAPSVAVKMSWLSELRRILTNQQKLLRDEIHQNGQPVEHMHLSPPPCERKQERASLSSEDTESGKSSPDAQRRAPKYQLNRRSWPGAHQNSVTICEGLDDTSGGRHAFHQPDTQMVKLSRGRYRALADCLQNGPDSVVIKCGDVIQLMCEDNKGRWLVKNLSRHQDGFIASASLQMTVRESSRAGSSRLRGKRSFHLRRETGNVRTRKLSSP, from the exons ATGGGCCCGGCCTCCATGCAAGGAGAGTCCATGACAGAGTCCGAGGAAGAGATGGAGAGCTACGGCTGCCTCCTCCAGGCCCGATCCCAGCTGGAGAGCACACTGCAGC AGGTGACGGTTCCAGTGAGCATGAAGGAGGTCGGCGGCTACATCGAGAAACAGGTCGCATACCTGTCAG GTGGCCGCGGAGAAGACTCCAGTGTCATCATCACGCTCCCGGAAAGCTCCGCCTTCAGGGACATACCGGAAGAGGCCTTGGCTAAAGTCTTCACGTACCTCACGCTCATCCCTCG AACGAGGCAACCAGGAGTAAAGTTCATCATCATTTTAGACCGAAGATTGGACACATGGGCTTCGATCAAGACTGCATTGGCCAGAATAGCA GCCTCCTTTCCGGGGAACCTCCATCTGGTCCTGGTGCTCCGACCCACCAGTTTCTTCCACCGCACCGTCACTGACATCGGCTTTCGCTTCACCCAGGAGGACTTCATGCTGAAGATGCCT GTGGTGATGCTGAGCTCCGTCACAGATCTGCTGAAGTACATCAATGAAAACCAACTGACGTCAGAGTTCGGAGGCACCCTGGACTACTGTCACAGCGACTGGATTGTTTTAAGAACG GCCATTGAAAGTTTTGCCGTCACAGTGAAAGACGTTGCGCACATGCTGCAGGCCTTTGGCACTGAACTGGCCGAGACCGCCATGCCCAGTGAGGGTGATGCCATTCAGAGTCTCCTGGAGTCTCACACTGAAAAATACAGAAAGCTTAAG GAGGCCATTCGATCTTTATCAAAAGAGGGTCAACATCTTTTGTCAAGCCTggagaccaccaccaccagagaCAACAATGACCCTCACTGGGATGTCCAGCTGGACTGGGAGACGGTTCAACG gCTCCTGACTCAACTCCGAGACATGGAATTGGCCTTTGATGGCTACTTTGAGAAGCACCGTCTGAAACTGCATCAGTACCTGCAGCTGCTCACGTATGAGCAAAGCTTTCAAGAG ATGGAGTCGTGCCTGTCTGGCGTGACGTCTCAGCAGAGCCAGCTCTCCACGACGGTAGACACGCTGGCTCAAGCCGAGCAGACTCTTAAACAGCTGGAGACTTTGGAAACACTTGCTCAG GAAGCCGTGTCTCGCTCCCAGATCGTCATCCTTCGTGGCCACCAGCTGTCGGCGGGACACCACTACGCCACGGCTCTAATCATGCAACGCTGCAACGAGCTGCGGCATCACTGTGATAGCCTCAATGCTGCTTTGGGGAACAAACGCTGTCATCTCCTGCAAGCGCAGCAGCTCCTACTGTCTCTGGACCAG GCCCAGTCCTGGTGTGACGATGGAGCCTATATGCTGGCCAATCAACTTGTGGAGAAGTTCCACTCCAAGGAGGGAGCACAGACTGCTTTGAAGGCTATCGAGAGTTTCCTGGAGGGTTCGCCCTCCATAATTTCATCTGCACCTGAAGTTCTAGCTTTGGAGTATGAGGCTGTCATCACTCCTCAGCTGCAG GAGAAGATAAGTAAAACGTTTGAGAAGCACGCAGCGGTGCAACTGATGATCCAGAACCGACGGGTCGATCTGAGGAAGCTGGCCGACAAACACGTCCGACCGGTCCAGCTGGTGGCCCCCCGTGCTGAGAACCCCCCTCGCTCAAAATCGCCAATTTTCTCCCCCAAGCACG ctgacGGTTTAAAATTCACATTTGATCTCCCACTTCCTGGAAAGAGGGCATCCCGAAAAGGCCCCAATGCTCGCAAA ATCGAGGTCATTCATGACTACCAGGAGAGCCGCAGTTGTGTGTCGTACGGCGTGGAGGGAGAGGACAGCCCGGATGTCCTCAAGCG TCACGTGATGAGAGAGCTCATTGAGACGGAGAGGATCTATGTGGAGGAGCTGCTGTCGGTCCTTCTC GGCTATGAGGTAGAGATGGACAACCCGCTTCTGGCTGACCTCCTGCCGCCCGTCCTGCACGCCAAAAGAGGAGTCCTCTTTGGAAACATGCCCGACATCTACAACTTTCACAGCAG CATGTTTCTCCAGGACCTTGAGGGATGCCTGGACACTCCCGAAGGTGTCGGACTTTGCTTTCTTGCCAGG GATTTGTGCCAGCAGAAGGAGAACTTCCAAATGTACGAATGCTACTGTCAGAACAAACCACGTTCTGACGCTCTGTGGCGGCAGTTCTCGGATTGTGCCTTCTTTCAG GAGTGTCAGAAGAAGCTGGGCCACAAACTGGGCTTGGACTCTTACCTGCTAAAACCAGTTCAACGCCTCACCAAGTATCAACTGCTGCTCAAG GAGCTCCTGAAACATAGCACTGACTGCAAGGGATCATCTGAACTGCAGGGAGCGCTAACAGCCATGCTGGACCTGCTCAAATCCGTCAACGACTCCATGCATCAGATTTCTATCACAGGATATGAG GGGGACATTTGCGAGCTGGGCCGCGTGTTGATGCAGGGCTCTTTCAGTGTGTGGATCAGCCACAAGAAAGGGTCCACGCGCATGAAGGAGCTGGCCCGCTTCAAGCCCATGCAGCGCCATCTGTTCCTCTACGAGAGCGTGCTGCTCTTTTGCAAGAAGAGGGAGGAGCATGGGGAAGGTTGCGACAAAACGCCCTCGTACGGCTTCAAGCACTGCATCAAG ATGACTGCTGTGGGGATCACAGAGAACGTCAAAGGAGATCCTAGGAAGTTTGAGATCTGGTACAGTGGCAGGGAGGAGGTGTACGTGGTTCAG GCCCCCAGCGTGGCAGTGAAGATGTCCTGGCTCAGCGAGCTGCGTCGCATCTTAACCAACCAGCAGAAGTTACTGCGAG ATGAGATTCATCAAAATGGACAACCAGTAGAGCACATGCATCTTTCTCCACCACCATGTGAGAG GAAGCAAGAGAGAGCGTCGCTCAGTTCGGAGGACACCGAGTCGGGGAAGAGCAGCCCGGACGCCCAGCGGCGCGCCCCCAAATACCAGCTCAACCGCAGGA GTTGGCCGGGAGCTCATCAAAACTCGGTAACCATCTGTGAGGGTCTGGATGACACGAGTGGCGGCCGGCATGCTTTCCACCAGCCTGACACGCAAATGGTGAAACTG TCTCGAGGGAGATATCGGGCCTTGGCGGACTGCCTACAAAACGGACCGGACAGCGTCGTCATCAAATGCGGCGATGTCATCCAGCTGATGTGTGAAGACAACAAAGGCCGCTG GCTGGTGAAGAATTTGAGTCGCCACCAAGATGGCTTTATTGCTTCTGCTAGCCTGCAAATGACCGTAAGAGAGAGCAGTCGAGCAGGCTCTTCCAGACTCAGGGGTAAAAGGAGTTTCCATTTGCGTAGAG AAACAGGCAACGTCAGGACAAGAAAGCTCAGTTCTCCATAG